Within Streptomyces sp. SS1-1, the genomic segment AGACGAGAAGTTCGATCAGGCTGTTGCCGCCGAGGCGGTTGGCGCCGTGCAGGCCGCTGGCGGCCTCTCCGATGGCGTACAGCCCGCGGACGTCGGTGCTGTGGTCCTCGGGGCGGACCCAGACGCCGCCCATGGAGTAGTGGGCCGTGGGCGCCACCTCGATGGGGTCCCGGGTGATGTCGAGCATCTGCAGGTCGAGGAGCGTCTGGTAGACCCGCGGCAGCCGGTTCATGATCGTCTGGCGGGGCAGGTGGGAGACGTCGAGCCAGACCCCGCCGTTCGCGGTGCCCCGGCCTTCCTTGATCTCGGTGTACGAGGCGAGCGCCACGCGGTCGCGGGTGGACAGTTCCATGCGCTCGGGGTCGTAGCGGTTCATGTACCGCTCGCCGAGGGCGTTGCGCAGGATGCCGCCCTCACCGCGGGCGGCCTCGCTGACCAGGGTGCCCGCGGCGTTCTCCGGTTCGATGATGCCGGACGGGTGGAACTGCACCAGCTCGGGGTCGCGCAGGCGGGCCCCGGCTTCGACGGCCAGGCGGAAGGAGTCGCCGGTGTTCTCGTCCCGGCGCGACGACGTGCGCCGCCAGATGCGCGTGTGGCCGCCGGCCGCGAGGATCACGGCGTCCGCGTGGACGAGGTGACGGGTGCCGTCGGTGAGGTCGAAGCCGTAGGCCCCGAAGACGGCACCGTCGTGGACCAGGAGACGCGTGATGTAGACGCTGTCGAGTACCGGTATGCGCAGCTGATTCGCGCGCCGGATCAGGGTGCGCTGGATCTCCAGGCCGGTGTAGTCGCCGGCGAACGCGGTACGGCGGAAGGTGTGGGCGCCGAAGAAGCGCTGCGAGATGCGGCCGTCCTCCTCGCGGGCGAAGGCCATGCCGTACCGCTCCAGGTCGTCGATGCCCAGGGCCGCGCCCCGGGTGACGATCTCCGCCGTACGGGGGTCCCCGAGCAGATAGCTCTCCTTGAGGGTGTCCGCGGCGTGCTGCTGCCAGGAGTCCTCGGGGTCCATCGTGGAGAGGGCCGCGTTGATGCCGCCCGCGGCCAGGGAGGTGTGGGTGTCCTCCTTCGGACGCTTGCCGACCGCGATCACGTCGACGCCGGCCTCGGCCAGCTCGATCGCGGCCCGCAGGCCGGACCCGCCGGTACCGATGACCAGCACGGTGGTGGAAAGACGTTGTTCGGTGAGAGACACGCTTGCTCCCGTCGCTCAGGGTGGTCACTGACTAGGACCAGGCCGGGCGGCCATGTGTGACACGCCGGCGCGCGCGTCACAACATGCCGGGCTCCCCGGTCAACCGGACGAACCCGGCGACCGCGCGAGAAGGCGCCCCCCGGACGCCCGACGGCCGAGGAGGAGAAGACGGATGACGTACGTCATCGCACAGCCCTGCGTCGACATCAAGGACCGGGCCTGCGTCACCGAATGCCCGGTGGACTGCATCCACGAGGGGGTACGCACCCTCTACATCGACCCGGAGGAGTGCGTCGACTGCCACGCGTGCGAGCCCGTCTGCCCCGTGGAGGCCATCTTCCACGAGGACGATCTGCCACAGCACTGGGCCCACTACCTCGCCGTCAACGCGGAGTACTTCGACGAGGCCGCCCGCCCGCCGGGCGAACGGGGTGGCGCGGTCGGTGATCACCCGGCGGTGGCGGCACTGCCCCCGCAGAGCGCCCCGCACAAGAAGGAGATCAGCGTCTTCACCGTCCGCAAGGAGGAGGCGGCCGACGTGGATCCATGGTTCCCCTCCTGACCGGTGGCCGCCACCGGGCGCGCCCGGTCAGGAGGCGAGGGTGATGGTGGTGGGCGTTCCTCTCCACGCCATGCGTGCGTAGGGGCACAGCGCGTCCGCCTTCCCGATCAGCTCACCGGCCGTCGCCGGATCGACACCCGGCCACCGCACCACCAGATCGACGTGCAGCAGATAGCCGCCGTCCTCCGGGTCCCGGCCGAAGGCGACGGTCGCCACGACGGAGATCGCCGCGGGGTCCAGGGCCTCGTGGCGCGCGAGCAGACTCAAGGCGCCGTGGAAGCACGCGGCGAAACCGGCCGCGAAGAGCTGTTCCGGGTTGGTCCCCCGGCCGTCGCCCCCCAGCTCGGCCGGCATCCGCAGCTGAAGGTCCAGGGCCCCGTCGGCCGAGCGGGCGTGGCCCGAGGCCCGGCCGTGCGAGGCCGCACCACCGTGCACGGTCACCGTGGTGGTGTAGATGGGCGAGAACTCCTCCCCGTCGAAGTCCCTCGCGGTCGACAGGGTGGGCGGCTGGATCCGCTCGGTCACTGCATGACTCCGGTGTCGTCTCGGTGCGCGGCCCCGGCAGGCGTCCGGGACTACTGGATGACCGACGAGCGACCGCTCCTGTGACGCCTTCCCGGCCGGCGGCCGAAACCGCCGACACCAGGTCAGTCCTGCAGAGAGGCCACGTACGGCGCCAGTTTGGCCGGGTTCATCACCCACATGAGCCGGTCGATGCCGTCCTCCGAGATGTCGGCGCTCAGCAGGGCGACGGCCTCCTCGCCGGAGAGGACCAGCACGGCCGGCCGGCCGTTCGCCTCGACCCACCGGACCCGCGACTGCGGCCAGAAGCGCGGAGCGAAGGCCACGAGGTAGTGCGAGACATGAGGCCGCCCGACGACCGGGATCCTCGACGCGCCACGCATCCCGTTGCCGTCCGTGTAGCTGACGACGTCGGCGGTGAGCACGTCCTCCAGGACGGCCAGGTTGCCCGTCCGCGCCGCGGAGAGAAAGACCTCCAGCAGCCGCCGGTGGGCCGTCGGCGTGACGGCCTCCTTGCGTTCGGCGGCCAGGTGCTTGCGGCCGCGGCTCACCAGCTGGCGGGAGTTGGCCTCGCTGGTCTCCAGGATCTCGGCGATCCGTCCGTAGGGGTAGTCGAACGCCTCCCGGAGCACGTAGGCCGCGCGCTCCACGGGGTTCAGCTTCTCCAGCAGCAGCAGAACCGCCATCCCCAGGGCCTCGGCCCGTTCCGCGCCCAGGTGCGGATCCTGGGTCGTGTCGACGGGCTCGGGCAGCCAGGGCCCGACGTAGGACTCCCGGCGCGCCCGCGCGGACTGGGCCACATTGATCGCCAGTCTCGTGGCCACCGTGGTCAGGAAGGCGGTCGGTTCACGCACCTGCGAACGGTCGGTGCCCTGCCACCGCAGCCATGTCTCCTGGACGATCTCCTCGGCCTCCGCCGCGCTGCCCAGGACCCGGTACGCGATGCCGAAGAGCTGCGGGCGCGCGGAGAGGAAGTCCTCCGTCGCCTGGTCAAGACTGCCTGGTGGGGCGCCAGCGTGCATGGAACATCCCTTCTGGCCTCGTGCACCCCCATGCTACAAGCGGCCCCGGGCGGGCGCGTGGGTGGAGGGTGTCCACACGGCTCCCCTGCCACCGCAGGTTGCACACCGTGGCAACTCCGTACTCTCCGACACGTTGTTCCTGTCCTGACACTGTCACGGATCGATCGCGCTCCCGGTCAGGTCGGCGAAGCGTCGTGGACCAGGAGGAGTACACCGTGTCGGACAGGACGCCGGCTCTCGACGCCGTGCACGGCATGCTGACGCTGTCGTTCACCGTCGCGGCCCTGCACGTGCTCTGGCACGGTGCCCGGGCCCCGCGCGTGGGTCGCCGTGATCGCGTGGACCTCCTCCTGCACTTCGCCATGGCGGCGGCCATGGCGGCCATGCCCTGGAGTCCCGGCCGGCCCCTGTCCGGCCGGGCCATGGCGGTGGTCTTCAGCGCGGCCGCCCTGTGGTTCCCGCTGAGCGCCTTCCGGCCCGTCAGGTCCCTCGGCCGCCGTCCTGACACGGCGGGTACGGCCGCGGTGTTCGCCGGCCGGCTGCCGCCCGCCGCCGGCATGGCGGCGATGGCCTGGATGTCGAGGCACGGCGCCGCCGGCGTCCCCGGCACCCTGGCCGCGGACGTCCCGTCGGCGACCGCGGCCCACGGTCATGCCGCGGCCGCCCCGACGACGGCGACGCTGGTCACCGCCGTACTGGCGGTGTATCTCCTCGGCTGCGCCGTACGGTCGTTGACACGCCCCATGCCCGCGCTGCGGACCGCCACGGCCCCCGCGCACCGCGCCGCCGCCACGGACCCGTAC encodes:
- a CDS encoding L-aspartate oxidase, with product MSLTEQRLSTTVLVIGTGGSGLRAAIELAEAGVDVIAVGKRPKEDTHTSLAAGGINAALSTMDPEDSWQQHAADTLKESYLLGDPRTAEIVTRGAALGIDDLERYGMAFAREEDGRISQRFFGAHTFRRTAFAGDYTGLEIQRTLIRRANQLRIPVLDSVYITRLLVHDGAVFGAYGFDLTDGTRHLVHADAVILAAGGHTRIWRRTSSRRDENTGDSFRLAVEAGARLRDPELVQFHPSGIIEPENAAGTLVSEAARGEGGILRNALGERYMNRYDPERMELSTRDRVALASYTEIKEGRGTANGGVWLDVSHLPRQTIMNRLPRVYQTLLDLQMLDITRDPIEVAPTAHYSMGGVWVRPEDHSTDVRGLYAIGEAASGLHGANRLGGNSLIELLVYGRITGQAAAAYSEALTAQPRSAAAVAEARAEVDEMLAADGPENVRALQRAIRNTMTEHAGVVRDEQGLRTGLAELDAIEERMRDVGVHPDIAGFQDLAHAFDLKSAALAARATLEAALERRETRGCHNRSDFPAMDPAFRVNLVWSPTTGITHEDIPAVPDEIASLMTEVSSEGKLVE
- the fdxA gene encoding ferredoxin; the protein is MTYVIAQPCVDIKDRACVTECPVDCIHEGVRTLYIDPEECVDCHACEPVCPVEAIFHEDDLPQHWAHYLAVNAEYFDEAARPPGERGGAVGDHPAVAALPPQSAPHKKEISVFTVRKEEAADVDPWFPS
- a CDS encoding Ohr family peroxiredoxin, encoding MTERIQPPTLSTARDFDGEEFSPIYTTTVTVHGGAASHGRASGHARSADGALDLQLRMPAELGGDGRGTNPEQLFAAGFAACFHGALSLLARHEALDPAAISVVATVAFGRDPEDGGYLLHVDLVVRWPGVDPATAGELIGKADALCPYARMAWRGTPTTITLAS
- a CDS encoding RNA polymerase sigma-70 factor, which encodes MHAGAPPGSLDQATEDFLSARPQLFGIAYRVLGSAAEAEEIVQETWLRWQGTDRSQVREPTAFLTTVATRLAINVAQSARARRESYVGPWLPEPVDTTQDPHLGAERAEALGMAVLLLLEKLNPVERAAYVLREAFDYPYGRIAEILETSEANSRQLVSRGRKHLAAERKEAVTPTAHRRLLEVFLSAARTGNLAVLEDVLTADVVSYTDGNGMRGASRIPVVGRPHVSHYLVAFAPRFWPQSRVRWVEANGRPAVLVLSGEEAVALLSADISEDGIDRLMWVMNPAKLAPYVASLQD
- a CDS encoding DUF5134 domain-containing protein, which produces MSDRTPALDAVHGMLTLSFTVAALHVLWHGARAPRVGRRDRVDLLLHFAMAAAMAAMPWSPGRPLSGRAMAVVFSAAALWFPLSAFRPVRSLGRRPDTAGTAAVFAGRLPPAAGMAAMAWMSRHGAAGVPGTLAADVPSATAAHGHAAAAPTTATLVTAVLAVYLLGCAVRSLTRPMPALRTATAPAHRAAATDPYGHVRDGAMSLGTAVMLLLPH